The proteins below are encoded in one region of Carassius auratus strain Wakin unplaced genomic scaffold, ASM336829v1 scaf_tig00215912, whole genome shotgun sequence:
- the LOC113096352 gene encoding UPF0600 protein C5orf51 homolog produces MADDYRRSVELERRIFELDNKCATLRTEKPDDDYLQNASSILDKLKTHYRHGGESSSLPKLLQDYTQVVLDITFYEENRLVDQEFPEDTSPFKIQQLLQDLTEPEVLAGRLVPSQEVQSVLGLELLECLYWRRGALLYMYCHTLHQRKQWIKKNKATFLKCLQEGVRYLMRMLQVRNSVKLNDGVVFHDSATANFLAEGIFSDTHLLTMMYIGEMCFWAVKYEDCSMDTTERKEDRLHFRDIGTQILHKYVLACEGPLQGQGWNTENAKEILSILQ; encoded by the exons GGAGAGGAGGATTTTTGAGTTAGATAACAAGTGTGCCACTCTTCGGACGGAGAAACCAG ATGATGACTACTTACAGAATGCATCTTCCATACTTGACAAGTTGAAAACCCATTATAGACATGGAGGAGAGAGCAGCAGCCTCCCTAAACTGCTGCAGGATTATACACAG GTTGTCTTGGACATAACATTCTATGAGGAAAACAGGCTTGTAGATCAGGAGTTTCCAGAGGACACTTCCCCTTTTAAAATTCAGCAGTTACTACAGGACTTGACAGAGCCAGAGGTGTTAGCAGGGCGACTGGTACCTTCACAAGAG GTGCAGTCTGTGCTGGGGCTGGAGCTGCTGGAGTGCCTATACTGGAGGCGTGGGGCATTATTATATATGTACTGCCACACACTACACCAACGCAAGCAAtggatcaagaagaacaaagccACTTTCCTTAAG TGTCTTCAAGAAGGTGTGCGTTACCTTATGAGAATGTTGCAAGTGAGGAACTCAGTCAAGCTAAACGATGGTGTGGTTTTTCATGACTCTGCAACCGCCAATTTTCTGGCAGAAG GTATCTTTTCTGATACTCACTTGCTTACAATGATGTACATTGGTGAGATGTGTTTCTGGGCAGTGAAATATGAGGACTGCAGCATGGACACCACAGAGCGCAAAGAGGACAGGCTTCATTTCCGAGATATTGGCACACAAATCCTTCATAAGTATGTGCTGGCATGCGAGGGGCCACTTCAGGGTCAGGGCTGGAACACGGAGAATGCCAAGGAGATCCTTAGTATCTTGCAGTAA
- the fbxo4 gene encoding F-box only protein 4 isoform X1, translating into MLSRSIVVQSLRSIRDRFFDTRQQRNEKSDGQGSSNEVTGPCLDNLTVDMQFLIMTFLSPQDLCRLGGTSTYWQSMVRDPVLWKYFLLRDMPLWQSVDHLSVPQVKLTGSALLDDSEMQLDYMAEYLRVCPACRNQWQYQPRAFESVTSFFQSLVPVSEPQFAMFGPGLEQLEISLMNTIMNSPHVLPIAGPPHRQIDGIGSGISFKYKDQHRFNIATLYSTNRTERERARLEHVNLRSKIFVYEEDSESNIPLSVNPMFNQVCQAVNGFIFVANAETERGTDRGWEEECAQIRVMLDPAVGAVSRPILVLSCVSRETTDRNRIHCVTIAHQLQLSSLPNPWMVQDTTAETLTGLLDGIDWLLRHSGVKL; encoded by the exons ATGCTGAGCAGATCTATAGTCGTGCAAAGTCTCAGGAGTATCAGAGATAGGTTTTTTGATACAAGACAACAAAGAAATGAGAAAAGTGATGGTCAGGGGTCAAGTAATGAAGTCACGGGCCCCTGTCTGGATAACCTGACG GTTGACATGCAGTTTCTCATCATGACCTTCCTGTCTCCGCAAGACCTCTGCAGATTGGGAGGCACCAGTACATACTGGCAGTCAATGGTTCGAGACCCTGTCCTGTGGAAGTACTTCCTGTTACGTGATATGCCACTCTGGCAGTCAGTTGACCATTTATCAGTGCCTCAGGTCAAGCTCACTGGCTCAGCTCTGCTGGATGACTCTGAGATGCAGCTTGATTATATGGCAGA GTATCTACGTGTTTGTCCGGCCTGTCGAAACCAATGGCAATACCAACCCAGAGCCTTCGAATCTGTGACTTCCTTCTTCCAGTCTCTTGTACCGGTTTCAGAGCCACAGTTTGCCATGTTTGGCCCCGGGCTTGAGCAGTTAGAGATTTCCCTCATGAATACAATCATGAATTCCCCTCATGTACTGCCTATAGCAGGACCACCTCATCGGCAGATTGATG GCATTGGATCCGGAATCAGTTTTAAGTACAAAGATCAGCACAGATTCAATATTGCAACTTTATATTCAACTAACAG GACGGAGCGAGAGAGAGCGCGTCTGGAGCATGTCAATCTGCGAAGTAAAATCTTTGTCTATGAAGAGGATAGTGAGTCTAACATACCCTTAAGTGTCAACCCCATGTTTAATCAAGTTTGTCAAGCTGTGAATGGATTCATCTTTGTGGCCAATGCTGAGACAGAAAGAG GAACAGACAGGGGGTGGGAGGAGGAATGTGCCCAGATCAGGGTTATGTTAGACCCTGCGGTGGGTGCTGTGTCCCGCCCGATCCTGGTGCTCTCCTGTGTGTCTAGAGagaccacagacagaaacaggATACATTGTGTGACCATTGCCCATCAGCTTCAGCTCAGCTCACTGCCCAACCCTTGGATG GTTCAGGACACGACTGCAGAAACACTGACAGGACTGCTGGATGGTATTGATTGGCTGCTGAGGCACTCTGGAGTCAAGCTATAA
- the fbxo4 gene encoding F-box only protein 4 isoform X2, which produces MLSRSIVVQSLRSIRDRFFDTRQQRNEKSDGQGSSNEVTGPCLDNLTVDMQFLIMTFLSPQDLCRLGGTSTYWQSMVRDPVLWKYFLLRDMPLWQSVDHLSVPQVKLTGSALLDDSEMQLDYMAEYLRVCPACRNQWQYQPRAFESVTSFFQSLVPVSEPQFAMFGPGLEQLEISLMNTIMNSPHVLPIAGPPHRQIDGIGSGISFKYKDQHRFNIATLYSTNRTERERARLEHVNLRSKIFVYEEDSESNIPLSVNPMFNQVCQAVNGFIFVANAETERDRGWEEECAQIRVMLDPAVGAVSRPILVLSCVSRETTDRNRIHCVTIAHQLQLSSLPNPWMVQDTTAETLTGLLDGIDWLLRHSGVKL; this is translated from the exons ATGCTGAGCAGATCTATAGTCGTGCAAAGTCTCAGGAGTATCAGAGATAGGTTTTTTGATACAAGACAACAAAGAAATGAGAAAAGTGATGGTCAGGGGTCAAGTAATGAAGTCACGGGCCCCTGTCTGGATAACCTGACG GTTGACATGCAGTTTCTCATCATGACCTTCCTGTCTCCGCAAGACCTCTGCAGATTGGGAGGCACCAGTACATACTGGCAGTCAATGGTTCGAGACCCTGTCCTGTGGAAGTACTTCCTGTTACGTGATATGCCACTCTGGCAGTCAGTTGACCATTTATCAGTGCCTCAGGTCAAGCTCACTGGCTCAGCTCTGCTGGATGACTCTGAGATGCAGCTTGATTATATGGCAGA GTATCTACGTGTTTGTCCGGCCTGTCGAAACCAATGGCAATACCAACCCAGAGCCTTCGAATCTGTGACTTCCTTCTTCCAGTCTCTTGTACCGGTTTCAGAGCCACAGTTTGCCATGTTTGGCCCCGGGCTTGAGCAGTTAGAGATTTCCCTCATGAATACAATCATGAATTCCCCTCATGTACTGCCTATAGCAGGACCACCTCATCGGCAGATTGATG GCATTGGATCCGGAATCAGTTTTAAGTACAAAGATCAGCACAGATTCAATATTGCAACTTTATATTCAACTAACAG GACGGAGCGAGAGAGAGCGCGTCTGGAGCATGTCAATCTGCGAAGTAAAATCTTTGTCTATGAAGAGGATAGTGAGTCTAACATACCCTTAAGTGTCAACCCCATGTTTAATCAAGTTTGTCAAGCTGTGAATGGATTCATCTTTGTGGCCAATGCTGAGACAGAAAGAG ACAGGGGGTGGGAGGAGGAATGTGCCCAGATCAGGGTTATGTTAGACCCTGCGGTGGGTGCTGTGTCCCGCCCGATCCTGGTGCTCTCCTGTGTGTCTAGAGagaccacagacagaaacaggATACATTGTGTGACCATTGCCCATCAGCTTCAGCTCAGCTCACTGCCCAACCCTTGGATG GTTCAGGACACGACTGCAGAAACACTGACAGGACTGCTGGATGGTATTGATTGGCTGCTGAGGCACTCTGGAGTCAAGCTATAA